The DNA region CAGCTTGAACCACAATCACAATGATCACAGGCTTGATCCCATACAGCAGCCATCCTACTTGCGGCAGACTTTGATACTGCTGGTAAAGCCCAGCCAACCCCCAAACAAGCAGCATGGCAGGCAGAATAAAGCAGCTTCCGGCAATCACTAAGCCACGCCATCCCCCCCGTTCGTAGCCGATATGAATGGCCAGTTCCGTGGAATTTGGCCCTGGAATCAGTTGAGTAATGCCCAACAAATCCAACAACTTCTCCTGACTCATCCAGCGGCGGCGATCGACCACCTCCTGATGAATCATGGCAATGTGAGCGGGTGGGCCACCAAAGGCGATCGTTCCCAATCGCAAAAATAGAGTTGCCAGTTCTATGAGCCGCTGCCGCTGCTCTCGGTGAGACAACGTGGAGTAGGCAATGGGTTCTGACCCTTCCTGGGGGGTTCGGATATCCTCAGACATGGGGTTCTCCTAGTCTTTTGTGTTTTGTGTAATATGGAGATAGCCACCACGGGGCTGTAACGGTTTCGACGTTTTGGCGAACGCTACATCGTGATGCAGGTCGAGAGCGAGCTACCTCTCGTAAATCAATGGCTCAAACAACGTACATGCGAACAACATCGTACCTTTTGCTCGTAAGCAAGCACTCGTTGCTGCCTAAACACCTCTAACGGTTCGAGCGTCCGTCATTTGACTCCGTTAAGGATGATGGACCAACCCCAACGGATGCGCTAGATCACCGCCTCTGGTCGGTATCTGGCTAAGACCTCACCAGAGCATCCCATCGTCCGGGATAAGGGACGATTCCTGCGCTGAGGGTTAGAGGCGCTAAACCTGTGAATGAACGGTGTACTAATACCCAAGGCGGACACGGGTTCGACTCCCGTCAGCTCCATTGCTGATCCTCATTCATTAACCACGCCAACCACAGGGATGGAAGTTAAGAATGTTCTGAAAGCACGCTTTCCGGGCTGAATAGGTCAGTGGCAGTCGGCAGGCGGAATCATTTATGGCGCAATCCAACCTGGTGAGGTTAGCAAAGCGAGGAGACACGATCGCGATCGCAACGCTGTTAAATCGAGCTTTTCACAAGCACAAGGTGACCGTGCGGGTGCAATTGCAGGGTTCCTGTTTAAAGATTTTGCTGGAAGGAAGCCCCCTGCCAGAACAGAGTCAGGCGATCGCCCTGATTCATCAGGGAATGCAGCGATTACAACCAGAGCGGATTCATTCAATTCAGGTCTATGGGCGGCGACCAGGAGCGACCAGGCCCCTCTGGACAGAAGCACTACTCCTGGAAGGGCCAGACTCCCCTGCCGACCGTGAACCCGAATTGTCCCTGCAACCCAGGGCGATCGAGGCAAAAGGCATGGGCGCTCTGTTGACAGGCTGCGTGCTGGCGCTGATTCTATTTGCTCTGGGGCCGCTGAGAGTACTCTTTCACGGATTTTTGATCCTGGTACATGAAATAGGTCATGCCGTGACTCATTGGCTGTTTGGTCGTCCGGCCATTCCCAGTGTGAATATTCTCTTTGGTGGAGGGATTACCCTGGTGTTCGGTCAATCGCTGTGGCTGATTGTCCTGATTTACCTGGGAATTGCCTTTCTAATTTACCTGTGCCGCTCCTACCCACGATTGCAGGGAATCCTGGTATTGCTCACCCTGGTTTATACGGTCTGTCTGCTCACACGCACTAACACCATGCTGTCTACCTTGATGGGCCATGGCATGGAATTGGTGGCGATCGCAGTCTGCCTTTACTGCTCTACCAGTGGCTACTTCTGTCGCATTCCTGGCGATCGGGCTATCTATGCCATGCTGGGCTGCTTCACCCTGTTCAGTGATGTGCAGTTTTCCTGGCAACTCAGCCACGATGCCGACTTTCGAGCCTGGTATGAGGGCGGCATTGGCGGCATGATTGATAACGATTTTGTCATTCTCGCTAATGAATACTTTGGGGTGGATCTATCAGCGATCGCCAATGTGTTTCTGATAGGTTGCTTACTGGCTCCCACGATCGCCTTCCTGGCCTTCCGCTATGAAGCCTGGTGGATACGGGGAATCAGCCAATTATTGAAAAAGCAGGGTTAACTTCCCACCCCAATCTGCGGCCTTAAAGCTGCACAACCACTTTTCCACAATTTCGGCCCTGCAACAGGTAATTGACGGCTGAGGGAATGGCCTCCAGTCCTCGAAACTCTGTTGGATCTACAGCAACTTTGAGATTTCCGCTGTAAAACAGTTCCAGCAGCCGATCGCAGGCACTGGCAAAATGTTCCCGATAGTGGGGCATGAGAAATCCCCGTACTGAGGCAGCTTTCCAGAAGAGTTTTTGATAAATCCGGGGTTGGGTCACTATTTCAAAGGAACTGGTGTACTCAGAAATGAACCCCACGATCACCAGTCGTCCCCGAACTGCCAAATGCTCCACACAGGTATCAAACACTTGTCTACCCACACAATCAAACACCAGATCAACACCGTTGGGATACTCTTGCTGTAACACTTCACCCAGATTTTCCTCGCGATAACGAATCACCCGATCGCATCCCAAAGCCTTCAACAATGTGGCCTTTGCCTCCGACCCACAGGTGCCAATGACATGATTTCCAGCGCGTTTAGCCAGTTGTACGGCAATATGGCCTGTTCCTCCTGCCGCTGCTGTCACCAGGACTGTTTCACCACTCGTCATTTCGCCCACCTGTTCCAGGGCAACCAGAGCTGAAACCCCGGTTGGCAATAGAGTGAGTACTTGCGGTGTCGCAGCTCGCACTTTAATCGCTTGTTCCACCAGAACAGTCTGATATTCCCGGTAGCCGCCTCCCCGGTGAATTGTGGCAACCGCATCCCCAACCTGAACGGTAGACACCGCCTGCCCAACCGCAACGACTTCTCCCACGGCTTCCACTCCCAGATCAAATGGAGGATTCAGGTTGACATAGGGAATTGCGCCTCGACAGACGAGCGTATCAAAGCCGCCATTTACCCCTGCAAACCGATTGCGAATCAACAACTCATGGGGTGACAGAACGGGAATTGGACACTCCGCGATCGCAATCGCCGATTGAAAATCCTGGCTTAACTTCCTGGCAACCAGCTTCCGGTAAGTGGTCATCATAGAGTCCTCACTTCAGGCGACGTTAGCCCGTGCGCCACATTGAGCGGCATAGGCGATCGCCAGTCCATCTGCACTGTCATCTGGCGAAGGCGGTTCTGGTAAGCCAAAGATCTGCATGACCGCCTGTTTCATCTCAAATTTGCTGGCTCCATACTGAGCGACCGCTGCCTTCACTTGAGACTGATGCAGAAAGATCGGCTCTCTTAACCCACAGTCACCGAGAGCCAGTTCAATCACTCCCATTGCCCGCAATACTTTATTCGCATTGGTATTTTCTCGCCCAAAAAACGGCATCTCCAGAGCGGCCACTTGAGGCGTAAACAGTTTGCATAAATCCTGGATATCAGCCCGAATTTGAGCTAGACGTTCATACATTGGCGCATTGGCAACGGTGGTGATCACACCATATTCCAGTGCTCGATCGCCCTGAATGATGCCAAAGCCAATGCTGGCGATCGCTGGATCAATCCCCAAAATGATGCAACTGTTTAAATCCTCGAAAAGATTCATGGAGCTTCTGTGAAATAAACCTTTCTGGCAATCTGGTTATAGAGCAATGGTACTACTGGTTCCAGAGATTGTCTGATAAGATTTCGTGATATTAAAGGTTAAGGCTGGACAGCCATAAAACTGGTCTAACCTATCCTGGACTCGCAAAACTCTCCGATGTAATCTTTTCAGAAGTTTCTTGTAGCACGTCTAATAGCTGAAATAAGTTGGCTACAAGTTTCCTAAGATAGGTGCTGAAACCATGACTTGTAATAGCTGAAGTGCTTTGCTTCTGGCTATATCAGTCAAACCAAATCAATCAGAAAAAAGAAGAGCATTGAGCGCTTAAATTCAAAAAACCAATCACGTTAACCTTGCTCTTCGGGGATCTACCAATTCTGTCGCATTACCATAACCAGGTGCATTGAGAAAACTGAGTTTCCCCTTAAGCGAAACTACGGTTTTGCAGACAATTGGTTGTAAAAACACGTTGAAATGCAATGCGTGTGCAACAGGAATGCAACACAGGTAAAGCAAGATGATGATTAACCATTTTGAACATCATCGACTTTGACATCAGTAAAGCTACCAAGTCGTTGCAATCAAAGCATCAAAGGGCATTCTGGATCTGAACTGTAGAGCAATTAACTAGAGCAGATTAGCAAAGGTATTAGTCATGGTAAGTGGATGCGCGATCGACATTAGACAAAATAGTTGGGTTCATTGGCTACCTCGAATCAGCGATATGAAGCCCAGACCAGCCAGAACTTATGACTACAGCCGTGCAGTTCCTGGAGTGGACTACAGTTTTGACAAACTGGGCGAAACCGACCATAGAGGGTATATGACGGCTCAAAGAAGCGGCGTTAAGGTGGGGGACTATATCTTGCTCGCGCCAGCAGGTGTCATTAAAAAGTATCGAATCCAGCAACTAGACTATTATTCGTCTCCCCATGATATGTGGATTGCTTTCCTGAGCAAGGTAGACAAGTAGTTGCCATGCTACCTCAGTTTGTTTTGTAATATTCCGGCTGATTTTCGTTCCTCAATCCGTATGGCTATTAGCCACCTATAAGCATCCAGGAGAGTTTGATTCTCAGACGGGTGAACAGCTTGGAGAAGCAAATTCTGATTATGAGGTAGAACCATAATAGTGTGATGCGGTTCAAGGAAGTTAATTCCACTCAAGCTTAGGTTAAGGTATATGAAGAAATAGTTCTTCATAGAAAACTTCCTGTTCCTATGCTGACCTCAACGGACTTCAGTGGGCTAATTAACGATCGCTTCTTCAAAAACCTCTTCCCCATTCCGCCCAGTAATACTCTGAGCTATGGGAAGACTACCCCAGACTTTGTGCTGCCCAATATTACCCAGGGTGGCACCGTTCGGTTATCCAGCTATCAGCAGCAGCAACCCGTGATTCTGGCGTTCACACGCATTTTTACAGAGAAGCAGTACTGTCCTTTCTGCTTTCCTCATATCAAAGCCCTGAATGAGCATTATCAAGAATTCCGCGATCGCAACATTGAACTGCTGATGATCACCAGCACCGATGAGCAGCAGAGCCAGATTGTCGTGCGCGATTTAGGCTTGCAAATGCCCCTCCTCAGTGATCCCGGTTGTCAGGTATTTCGGGCTTACCAAACCGGTCAGGCATTAGGCGCACCGCTGCCGGCCCAATTTGTTCTCGATCGCCAGGGTCAACTCCGTTACAAGCATTTGTTTTCATTCTTAGACCATAATGCCAGTGTGGAAACCTTGCTAGCTGTTCAGGTATAAACCAGAGCCAGCTAGAGCACCGGAGTTGTCCTATCAGAAAAACTACGGTTCTGGGTTGAGACAAGGTTTAAATTGAGTCTGAAAAAACAGGCAGAATCTGACCGGGGATGGATATGATTATTTTCCGGGATGTAGAAAATGATGAAGACGTTTTCGTATCGAGCGTAACATCATTCTCAAAATCCTTCAGGAAGCGGTAGAACAATTAGTCATGCCTACCGCGTTGATTTTGGGTGATGTCAACCGTAACTGTAGCAGCAGGGATCTATGAGTCCAATTTCTTCTAAAACCCCTCCTTCCCCTCCCGTTTTGTCTACCCAACTCCAGTTCACCCGGCAACCACTGCTCTGGCTGCGTGCCTTCTGGAAATTCTCTCGTCCTCACACCATCATTGGCACCAGTCTTAGCGTCCTTGGCCTCTATCTGATCACCCTCTCCACCAGCGAATTATGGCCCGGAACCAGTGCCACCCTCCTCCCCGATCCCCAATCCCTCCTCCCCACCCTCCTGGCCTGCCTCTGCGGCAACGTTTATATCGTCGGCTTGAATCAACTGGAAGATGTGGACATCGATCGCATCAACAAACCCCATCTTCCCCTGGCATCGGGTGAATTTTCTCGTCCACTCGCGATTGCGATCGTGCTGGTGATGGGAATGCTGGCGATGGGACTGGCCTGGTTACAGGGGCCGTATCTACTGGCAATGGTGAGTATCAGCTTGCTCCTGGGAACGGCCTACTCCTTACCACCTGTGCGCCTGAAACGGTTTCCCTTTTTAGCCTCATTATGCATTTTTACCGTGCGGGGTCTGGTGGTAAATCTGGGATTGTTCCTGCATTTCAATTCCGTTAGGAATCGGGGATGGGAAATTGGGGATTGGGGAGCAGGGAGCAGGGAGCAGGGATTGGAAGGGTTCTCGTCCTGGGGAGACCTTTCTTTCTCGTTGCCGCCTGTGGTATTGGCGTTGACCTTGTTTATTCTGGTGTTTACATTTGCGATCGCCATTTTCAAAGATATTCCTGATGCAGAGGGCGATCGCAAGTACCAGATCAGCACCTTTACCCTCAGACTGGGTCAACAGAAAGTTTTTAATCTGGCTTGCTGGGTATTGACGGTAGCCTACGGCGGCATGATCCTGGCGGGATTAGTTGGGCTACCAGGAGCCAATTCCTGGGTGCTGATCATCACTCATGTACTGGCGCTGGGATTATTTTGGTATCGTAGTTTTGGAGTAAACTTACAGGATAAAGCATCGATCAGTCATTTCTATCAATTCATCTGGAAGCTGTTTTTTATCGAGTATTTAATATTTCCAATTGCTTGCTTATTGCAGTGATCCTTTTATTGCCGTCCTAATAAACCATTGCAATACTGAATCAGGAGCAGGAGGCGATCGCTGGCTTGCTGTTTACGTTGTTTAACTGTATTTTCTTGTCGAGCAGCCTGTAAAAACAGACCATCCATATTCAGCAGTCTAAGTTGTTTATCAATTTCTACATTAATGGATTGCACTTGATGTTCCAGGTTGGGGTCTAAATTCTGCAAGCTCAAGTTCCAGATTTCAGTTTGAAAGAAAGTTTGTAATGCTGCGATCGCTATTTTTAGTGTAGAGAAGTCTGTACTGCGGATCAGAGTTTCCTGCAGATCTTCCACACGCTGCTTTAATTGCTGATAGGGCTGTTGGTATTCAGGAGGTAGCATCTCAAGCTGATCAATGGGTATCTCAACCATACCCTGTTGTGGACTACCCGATTTTTCTTATGGCATACCGGATTCCTGCCGAGTAACCCCCAGGGGCTATTGGAAACCGGATTTATCATAAAGATGGCCGTCTCCATAGCAGCCCTGCAGATGGCTGAGATTCATTTGCCGCAAATCATTCTGACCGATTCAAGGGCAGCAGCTACTCACCCAACTCAATAACTACCTGGTACCAGCTGCTCACTTCCCTGTGTAACTGCTTGCCTGGATTGCAGAAACTCTCGGACAACCTCTTTAACATCTCGCAATTCTCCTTCCACTGCGTAATTCAGGCGGCGCATTTCATCGGCGGTAATTAAGTTTTTCAGTCCCGCGATCGCTGGAGCCAGGGTGGGATAGCGCTTCAAGGTTTCCTCTCGCACGATCGGCACGGCTTCATAAGGCGGGAAATAGCGTTTGTCATCCTGTAAAACTACGAAGCCCAGACGCGCAATTTGACCATCCGTGGAGTTGCCTGCCGTGAGATCAATTTGCTTTTGCAATAGTGCCCGGTAGATCAAACCCAGATCCATAATTTGCGGCGGTTTAGCAAAGGTAAGATTGTAGGTTTTTGCCAAACCCGGTAATCCGTCTTGCCGCTCTGAAAACTCGTAGCCAAATCCGGCCCGCCATTGGGGAGTATATTGAGCCGCCTGAGATAGGGTCTGCAGGTTATATCGTTTGGCTTCGTCCCCCCGAATCACGATCGCAAAGGTATTTTCAAAGCCCAATCCCGGCATTACAGCCAGCTTGAAGTTTTTGGCATAGCCCTGCTGCAATTGCTGAAATAACACTTTGGGATCGGAGGGAATCTTTTGATTTTCAAACAGCTTACTAACGGTTGCTGCCGTCCCTGTGTACTCGATATAGGCATCAATCTTGCCCGCCAGGATCGCCTGATGACACACATAGGAACCACCCAACCGGGGTTTGCGATCGACTTTCAGCCCCGTCTTGTTCTCAATTTGCTGCGCCAGTAGCTCGCCCAGGATATCCTGCTCTGTAAAGTCCTTGGAGGCCACGATAATGTCAACGTTGCCTGCTGTAGGGGAATGAGAGTAACAGGCCGCGATCGCCAGGATCACAGTAACGGACAACAAGCCAAAAGCAACAAATCGGTTCACGATCGTCTGTTCTACTCAGTGATTACTCCTGGTGATAACAAAGCATAGCCCAAAACGCTAAGGTTGAAATATATCAATATAGCCGTTTGCATGGGAGCGTGATGGGTTTGACCAAGCTGGAACAAAAACTAGAACAACTGAGAGCACTGTTTGCTGAAATGGATCGGGCACTCATTGCTTACTCCGGAGGAATTGATAGTACGCTGGTAGCCAAGGTCGCCTGGGATGTATTGGGCGATCGTGCCTTAGCCGTTACCGCGGTTTCTCCCTCCCTGCTACCAGAGGATTTGCAGGAAGCCTGCATTCAGGCGCAAGAAATTGGGATTGCTCACGAACTGGTGGAAACCCACGAGCTAGAAAATCCCAATTACGCCGCAAATCCCATCAATCGCTGCTATTTCTGTAAAAGTGAATTGCACGACACCCTGAAGCCCTTAGCGTTAGAGCGAGGATATCCCTATGTCGTGGATGGCGTGAATGCAGACGATTTAACCGATTACCGACCGGGGATCCAGGCCGCGAAGGAACGGGGAGCACGATCGCCCCTGGCTGAAGTCGGGATTTCCAAGCTAGAAGTTCGGGAGATCGCCAAACATTTGGGCTTATCTTGTTGGGATAAACCTGCCCAACCTTGTCTCAGTTCCCGATTTCCCTACGGTGAGACGATCACCATCGCCAAACTGCAGCGAGTCGGAAGAGCCGAAGCCTACCTACGTAAATTGGGGCTGAAAACGCTGCGAGTCCGTTCAGAAGGCGACACCGCCCGCATCGAGTTGCCCCCAGAACAAATTAAAGAGTTCGTCCTCACGATCGACCTCCCCCAACTGGTCGCCCAATTCCAAGCTCTCGGCTTCCTGTATGTGACGCTGGATCTGGAAGGTTTCCGCAGCGGCAAACTCAACCAGGTTCTGCAAATGGCCAATGCAGGCTAATCTGGACAGTGTTACTAGATTGGTAGAAATGGACACTTAAGCAGACTGTTCTTTGTCATTTGTCATTTGTAAACAGCTAATTGATGACCAATGACCAATAACGGCCTTCATAGCTAATCATGCTCAACTACTGACTATGCCCCAATCTCCATCCCTGAAATCAGAAATTATTTATCCCGAAAGCGATGGGCAACCAATGGCCGATAACACGCAGCAGTTCAATTGGATTGTCTACATCAAGTTGGGTTGTGAGGCTCTGTTTCAAAAGGATCCCCTGGTCTTTGTGGCTGGGGATCTGCTCTGGTATCCCGTAGAAGGCAACAACAGCATCAGCACTGCTCCTGACATCATGGTCGTCTTTGGGCGTCCCAAAGGAGATCGAAGTTCCTACCAACAATGGCAGGAGGACAATATTCCGCCTCAAGTGGTGTTTGAAGTCCTTTCTCCCAGCAACCGATTGGTCGAGATGGCGAAGAAATTCCGCTTCTACGAACGCTACGGAGTAGAAGAGTATTACCTGTATGACCCGGAAAAAGCGGACTTCAGCGGCTGGTTACGATCGCAAGATTTCCTGGAAGTGATCGAAAATCCCCTGGGTTGGGTCAGTCCCCGCTTACAAGTCCGCTTTGAAGTCACGGATGGCCAGTTAGAAATCTACCGTCCAGACGGAGAGCGCTTTGCCACCTACCTGGAACTGGTACAGCAAGTAGAGCAGGAGCGCCAACGAGCTAACAAATTAGCAGCCAAATTGAAAGAGTTAGGCGTGAATCCAGAGGACTTGTAATGGTCACCGGACGTAGAAAACTCTGGCATCCATGCCATTCGATTGCAGGAGTTTACTCATCGCTTCTGCTTCCCTCACTTGCGCATAAGGGCCAACAACAACATGAGGGCCACGGGGTTTCTCTCTACCCTGAATTGCCGCAGGGCTAACTCCCATACTCATCAGACGATTGGCGATCGCATTAAAATCCTCCGTCCGTGCCGGGATCACAACCTCATAACGAGCCGCCAGATTAGCATTCCCCGGTATAGCTGTGGTTGGTGGAGTTACCGTCGCCGCTCCCAGCGGCGGACTTCCCATCGGGGCATTCATCGGCATCCCTGGCGGTGGCGCAACAACCGATTCATCCATGGGAGCGTTCGGCAAGGAATTTGTTGGCCCTGGCGGCGGCAATGGCGTTATGGAGGAATTGATAGAAGCCTCTGGAAAAGCATTGGCTGGCATTCCTGGTGGGGTTACTGCCATTGGAGCCGTTACAGAGGCTCCAGGGAAAACACTGGCTGGCATTCCTGGTGGGGCAGGTGCTACTGGCACAGTCCCAAAAGCCGTTGGAGCCGCATTAGGAAATAGATTGGGAGGTGTATCTGCGGTTGGCGCGATCGGTGATGAATTGATGGGATTCCCTGTAGGAGCGGCCATCCCATTACTCATCGGAAATGACATCCCAGCCATCTGTTGTCCGCTACCTCCCATATTGGCAGAAATGGCCTGCGCTCCAACTCCATAATCTGAGAGTGCCAAAACCCGCTGTTGAGCCGCTGCCGGATTATCAAATGTACCCGCTAGAATCACCTGTCGTCCCTGATACATCTGCATGGAAGCATTGGGTTCCAGAAACTTGATTTGCCGCAGCAGGTATGGGCTGGCTCCGTAGACAATCACTTGATAAGCTCCTCCATAATAGCCAGTAGTCCCCTGCCCCCCGATAGGATAGGCTGCTGGAGCAGAAGATGCAGGAAGGGCCGGCATCGGTTGAGCCATTGATGGGAAAGGAGCCGAATTGGTATCGGGTGGAGGGAAATTACTGGGCGCTGAAGGTGGCGGCGGCAGTGCCTGCATTTGGGCATAACTCACAGTTGGCACCAATAGCAAACTGGCGATCGCCAGTCCCACGCTCCAACCCGACCGACTGGATCCTCGAACCCTTGAATCTAGACGATTTTCGCTTTGCGCCGCTGACATAGTAACCCCCTCATGGTTTTCTCTGGCAGCCATGTTACACGCAGAATCTGCGATCGACGCATTTGATTATCTGCTTACGGGATTCACGGAGAAACTGCACCTGCTTAAACAAAACTTCATCAATTCCAATAAATTTATGTGAATTAGAAGAAAAAGGGTTCCTGATGTTTTTACGGACTCACCTCGATTGATATTTTATTTAAGGATGGGCAAACGCATTCTGGTTTGAGGCAGCATATATGGCTTTTGAAAAAAAACTCACGCAATCTCTAAACTGTACAATCCCCTGAGTGCCATAGCCTTCCGCTCATCTAGGAATGCTGCGATCGCTGCGTTTTTTACCTCTGGTGCAACAAAAATCCAGAAAAGCACTGATGTTGCCACCATAACTCAGACAACGTGGTGCAGCAGTGAAAGACCCAAAATCACCCGCTTAGGGAATTTATAGCTCCCTTTTAACCCTGATTCTGCGTTCGGGCTAATTGCTGACGCTTTGCAAATGCTGTTTTGACTGCTAGCCAGAGTTCTTGAATCGTTACATGATGAATATGTTTGAATCTTTTTCTCATTTTCACGATCGCCTGGCCATTCTGACTGAAGACGGGCTACGTATTTCTTACGAGGAACTAGACCGGTTAATTGAAGAATTTAAATCCCGTTTTTCAGCAGGCCGAGGAGTTGCTCTGATTGAATGTGAAAATTCATTAAATTCGATTGTTGCTTATCTGAGCGCCCTTCGTGCTGGTTGTCCAGCGCTGC from Leptodesmis sichuanensis A121 includes:
- a CDS encoding zinc-binding dehydrogenase, which translates into the protein MMTTYRKLVARKLSQDFQSAIAIAECPIPVLSPHELLIRNRFAGVNGGFDTLVCRGAIPYVNLNPPFDLGVEAVGEVVAVGQAVSTVQVGDAVATIHRGGGYREYQTVLVEQAIKVRAATPQVLTLLPTGVSALVALEQVGEMTSGETVLVTAAAGGTGHIAVQLAKRAGNHVIGTCGSEAKATLLKALGCDRVIRYREENLGEVLQQEYPNGVDLVFDCVGRQVFDTCVEHLAVRGRLVIVGFISEYTSSFEIVTQPRIYQKLFWKAASVRGFLMPHYREHFASACDRLLELFYSGNLKVAVDPTEFRGLEAIPSAVNYLLQGRNCGKVVVQL
- a CDS encoding crossover junction endodeoxyribonuclease RuvC, which translates into the protein MNLFEDLNSCIILGIDPAIASIGFGIIQGDRALEYGVITTVANAPMYERLAQIRADIQDLCKLFTPQVAALEMPFFGRENTNANKVLRAMGVIELALGDCGLREPIFLHQSQVKAAVAQYGASKFEMKQAVMQIFGLPEPPSPDDSADGLAIAYAAQCGARANVA
- a CDS encoding peroxiredoxin family protein, producing the protein MLTSTDFSGLINDRFFKNLFPIPPSNTLSYGKTTPDFVLPNITQGGTVRLSSYQQQQPVILAFTRIFTEKQYCPFCFPHIKALNEHYQEFRDRNIELLMITSTDEQQSQIVVRDLGLQMPLLSDPGCQVFRAYQTGQALGAPLPAQFVLDRQGQLRYKHLFSFLDHNASVETLLAVQV
- a CDS encoding homogentisate phytyltransferase, whose product is MSPISSKTPPSPPVLSTQLQFTRQPLLWLRAFWKFSRPHTIIGTSLSVLGLYLITLSTSELWPGTSATLLPDPQSLLPTLLACLCGNVYIVGLNQLEDVDIDRINKPHLPLASGEFSRPLAIAIVLVMGMLAMGLAWLQGPYLLAMVSISLLLGTAYSLPPVRLKRFPFLASLCIFTVRGLVVNLGLFLHFNSVRNRGWEIGDWGAGSREQGLEGFSSWGDLSFSLPPVVLALTLFILVFTFAIAIFKDIPDAEGDRKYQISTFTLRLGQQKVFNLACWVLTVAYGGMILAGLVGLPGANSWVLIITHVLALGLFWYRSFGVNLQDKASISHFYQFIWKLFFIEYLIFPIACLLQ
- the patD gene encoding heterocyst frequency control protein PatD, whose amino-acid sequence is MVEIPIDQLEMLPPEYQQPYQQLKQRVEDLQETLIRSTDFSTLKIAIAALQTFFQTEIWNLSLQNLDPNLEHQVQSINVEIDKQLRLLNMDGLFLQAARQENTVKQRKQQASDRLLLLIQYCNGLLGRQ
- a CDS encoding glycine betaine ABC transporter substrate-binding protein: MNRFVAFGLLSVTVILAIAACYSHSPTAGNVDIIVASKDFTEQDILGELLAQQIENKTGLKVDRKPRLGGSYVCHQAILAGKIDAYIEYTGTAATVSKLFENQKIPSDPKVLFQQLQQGYAKNFKLAVMPGLGFENTFAIVIRGDEAKRYNLQTLSQAAQYTPQWRAGFGYEFSERQDGLPGLAKTYNLTFAKPPQIMDLGLIYRALLQKQIDLTAGNSTDGQIARLGFVVLQDDKRYFPPYEAVPIVREETLKRYPTLAPAIAGLKNLITADEMRRLNYAVEGELRDVKEVVREFLQSRQAVTQGSEQLVPGSY
- the larE gene encoding ATP-dependent sacrificial sulfur transferase LarE, which gives rise to MGLTKLEQKLEQLRALFAEMDRALIAYSGGIDSTLVAKVAWDVLGDRALAVTAVSPSLLPEDLQEACIQAQEIGIAHELVETHELENPNYAANPINRCYFCKSELHDTLKPLALERGYPYVVDGVNADDLTDYRPGIQAAKERGARSPLAEVGISKLEVREIAKHLGLSCWDKPAQPCLSSRFPYGETITIAKLQRVGRAEAYLRKLGLKTLRVRSEGDTARIELPPEQIKEFVLTIDLPQLVAQFQALGFLYVTLDLEGFRSGKLNQVLQMANAG
- a CDS encoding Uma2 family endonuclease, producing MPQSPSLKSEIIYPESDGQPMADNTQQFNWIVYIKLGCEALFQKDPLVFVAGDLLWYPVEGNNSISTAPDIMVVFGRPKGDRSSYQQWQEDNIPPQVVFEVLSPSNRLVEMAKKFRFYERYGVEEYYLYDPEKADFSGWLRSQDFLEVIENPLGWVSPRLQVRFEVTDGQLEIYRPDGERFATYLELVQQVEQERQRANKLAAKLKELGVNPEDL